The Raphanus sativus cultivar WK10039 chromosome 6, ASM80110v3, whole genome shotgun sequence sequence CAATTTTTTGATGATGTAAGCCACTCAAAAGGAATAGAACCTTTCATCCCCTAGATCAAAAATAACGAACAAATCTAACCGCtagattaaatttttattttcctataaaaaattGATGATGTCATCTATCACCAAAAAtggtttgctattatatatagattaattattattttatttgaaatcaCCAATAATAAGATATATGATCTCTTGCATATTATatccttttcttttttactcACAGTTTTATCCTTCGAAAATCCAATCACCCCTCAGGCCTCAGATAAATCAAGGCACAAATAATTATCTACTAATTACACCAACTAGAACGTTCTTATTAAAAATCGAATTACTCCTTCGAATAAAATCGTCAACAAAATAGAACGTTCTCATTAGCATATGTTAGTTAGCAATGATAAAAGAATGATTGTATTCATCTTCTAATTTTTTGGGGTGAGTGGCAACACCACCACCACGCACCACCTGACACGTTGGTaaggaaaatagaaaatagctaaaaaggagagagaaaaaaaacggATAACAGAGATCAATCCTCATTTCTGGATATCAAACCTCCATGAGTTCTTTTTGTTTAAGATCATACATATAAATTCAACCTTTTCAATATCTTCACCATCATTCTTGAGTCGCCGGTCAGAATCTTCATATTGGTTTTCGATTGCATCTCATAGGTAAGAACATTACTACATTCATGTTAATTAATCTGCATCAAATTGTCTGAATGTCCCAAATCTCTAACACATTGTATAAggaaatatatatcattaatgTCCTTTCTGCTTGTATTGTCTTTCTCATTAAAAGGTATTACAAATGGTTTGATTATTGTATCTAGATTATGATGATTCATGTGTATGTTTTGCATCTCTTCTTGTGTTGCTTTTGACAAGTATTTGTAACTATTAATTGTCTTGTTTTTGTAGATTAATGGCTGATTAAAAGGATCATACACCTAAACATGACTTCATCAGGGAGGAGAAGCATAAGGCGAGGCTCATCAGCCTCCAAGAAACCGGTTCTCCACACCCAAGAAAGCGGAAACAGTAGCTTCAACGAAACCACCTCCCCCAAACCCGGTTCACCTCTCCCTGAACCGGTCTCCGAAATCGAAAGAACCGTCAAGAAGCTACGCTTATCCAAAGCCCTAACCATCCCCGAGGCAACAACCGTCTTCGACGCATGTCGAAGGATGGCTTCACGCCGCGTCGACGCGGTCCTCCTCACCGACACAAGCGCTCTTCTCTCAGGCATCGTCACGGACAAGGACATAGCAACGAGAGTGATCGCGGAAGGGTTAAGACCAGAACACACTCTCGTCTCCAAAGTCATGACAAGAAACCCAATCTTCGTCACGTCTGACTCACTCGCCATCCAAGCTCTCGAGAAAATGGTTCAAGGGAAGTTCAGACACTTACCAGTAGTGGAGAACGGCGAAGTCATCGCTATTTTAGACATAACCAAATGTCTCTACGACGCCATCTCCCGCATGGAGAAAGCAGCCGAGCAAGGAAGCGCCTTAGCTCATGCTGCCGCATCATCATCAGCTCCTTATCCATTCATCGAAACGTTAAGAGACCACATGTTCAAACCAGCCTTATCCACGATCATCACAGAACACTCGAAAGTAGCACTCGTCTCTCCCTCGGATCCCGTCTTCGTAGCTTCCAAAAAAATGCGTGACCTAAAAGTTAACTCGGTGATCATTGCCGTGGGGAACAAGATACACGGTATACTAACGTCAAAAGACATTTTAATGAGAGTCGTGGCGCAGAATCTCTCCCCCGAGCTAACGCTAGTCGAGAAAGTGATGACGCCGAGCCCTGAATGCGCGTCGATGGAGACAACGATCGTCGACGCGTTGCACATCATGCACGACGGTAAGTTTCTTCACCTTCCGGTTTTAGATAAAGACGGATACGCAGCGGCTTGCGTCGACGTGTTGCAGATAACTCACGCGGCTATCTCCACCGTCGAGAACAGCTCGGGAGCCGTTAACGATATGATGCAAAAGTTTTGGGACTCGGCTCTCACGTTAGAGCAGCATCCGCCTGAGGATTACGAGACGCATAGCGATATGTCGGCGACGTTGTTGAACTCGGAGGGAGGAGGAGTGGgagggggaggaggaggagagacgGGAGGGAAGTTACAGTCTCAAGGGAGTAGTGTGATGAg is a genomic window containing:
- the LOC108811077 gene encoding CBS domain-containing protein CBSCBSPB2 — translated: MTSSGRRSIRRGSSASKKPVLHTQESGNSSFNETTSPKPGSPLPEPVSEIERTVKKLRLSKALTIPEATTVFDACRRMASRRVDAVLLTDTSALLSGIVTDKDIATRVIAEGLRPEHTLVSKVMTRNPIFVTSDSLAIQALEKMVQGKFRHLPVVENGEVIAILDITKCLYDAISRMEKAAEQGSALAHAAASSSAPYPFIETLRDHMFKPALSTIITEHSKVALVSPSDPVFVASKKMRDLKVNSVIIAVGNKIHGILTSKDILMRVVAQNLSPELTLVEKVMTPSPECASMETTIVDALHIMHDGKFLHLPVLDKDGYAAACVDVLQITHAAISTVENSSGAVNDMMQKFWDSALTLEQHPPEDYETHSDMSATLLNSEGGGVGGGGGGETGGKLQSQGSSVMSCLFAFKFEDRKGRVHRFNATGESFEEVMSGVMEGCCDEVVLQIMYEDDEGDRVLISGDSDVVAAVGFARSLGRKVLRLHLDFAETLCVEMVGDLSEGSFDCGGVGGGLVCWRTGVVAGVIVLTSIGFLVFLKRSKK